The proteins below come from a single Cannabis sativa cultivar Pink pepper isolate KNU-18-1 chromosome 3, ASM2916894v1, whole genome shotgun sequence genomic window:
- the LOC115710312 gene encoding heat stress transcription factor B-2a-like, giving the protein MYMAKNNEVVSSNTTSCCTTSSSCSTILAGRVKSSPAPFLSKTYDLLELQERTRAVGSNDDHDNNNNGSIISWSEEGDGFIVWSPPEFSELLLPKYFKHNNFSSFIRQLNTYGFKKTSSKRWEFKHEKFQKGCKHLLVEITRKKCEPSVFPAFLKASFEENTTTTTQKHNRLQLMAEENKNLMKEKLELQTQIAQFKALEDKLLDCLAHYMGDNKFKGFC; this is encoded by the exons atgtatatGGCTAAGAATAATGAAGTTGTTAGTAGTAACACAACAAGTTGTTGTACTACTTCTTCTTCTTGCTCTACTATATTAGCAGGTAGGGTTAAAAGTAGTCCAGCTCCATTTCTGTCCAAGACTTATGATTTGCTTGAGCTACAAGAAAGAACCAGAGCCGTTGGATCAAATGATGatcatgataataataataatggatcAATAATTTCATGGAGTGAAGAAGGAGATGGATTCATAGTATGGTCTCCACCTGAATTTTCTGAGCTATTACTTCCTAAGTATTTCAAACACAACAATTTCTCAAGCTTCATTCGCCAGCTCAATACCTAT GGATTCAAGAAAACTTCATCCAAGAGATGGGAATTCAAGCATGAAAAGTTCCAAAAAGGGTGCAAGCACTTGTTGGTGGAGATCACTCGAAAAAAATGCGAACCGAGCGTTTTTCCAGCCTTTCTTAAGGCCTCGTTCGAGGAGAACACCACAACCACCACCCAAAAACACAATCGGTTACAACTTATGGCCGAGGAGAACAAAAATCTAATGAAGGAGAAATTAGAATTGCAAACACAAATTGCACAATTCAAAGCATTAGAGGATAAGTTGTTGGATTGTCTTGCTCACTACATGGGGGACAATAAGTTTAAGGGCTTTTgttag
- the LOC115709526 gene encoding monothiol glutaredoxin-S17 produces MGGSVKDVQSKQELDDLVRTGAPVILHFWASWCEASKHMDKVFSHLAIDFPLANFLRVEAEQQAEISEAYSISAVPFFVFAKDGKTFDTLEGADPSSLANKVAKVAGFIHPGEPAAPASLGMAAGSTVLEAVKDIAKDNGSSHVGNQGKTGTNDALNKRLQQLIDSNTVMIFIKGTPEEPRCGFSRKVVDILKEEKINFGSFDILSDNEVREGLKKYSNWPTFPQLYCKGELLGGCDIVIAMHESGELKDVFRDHGIQSTESEMVKEAEAGTGKGGISESTGLSATLNSRLKSIVNSSPVMVFIKGKPDEPKCGFSHKAVEILKQEKVDFGSFDILSDEEVRQGLKVYSNWSSYPQIYVKGELIGGSDILLEMQKSGELRKVLAEKGIIQKESLEDRLKKLVTSSPVMLFMKGTPDAPKCGFSSKVVNALKEEGVPFGSFDILSDEKVRQGLKVFSNWPTFPQLYYKGELIGGCDIILELKDNGELKSTLTE; encoded by the exons ATGGGTGGTTCTGTGAAAGATGTTCAATCGAAGCAGGAGCTCGACGACCTTGTCCGTACCGGTGCTCCGGTCATCCTCCATTTCTGGGCTTCCTGGTGTGAAGCTTCAAAGCACATGGACAAAGTCTTCTCCCACCTCGCCATCGATTTCCCTCTTGCTAATTTCTTAAGG GTTGAGGCTGAACAGCAAGCTGAAATTTCTGAGGCTTATTCCATTTCGGCTGTGCCATTCTTTGTCTTCGCCAAG GATGGTAAAACTTTTGATACACTAGAGGGTGCGGATCCATCTAGTTTGGCCAATAAAGTTGCTAAAGTTGCTGGGTTCATACATCCTGGAGAACCTGCTGCTCCTGCCAGCCTTGGGATGGCTGCAGGATCTACTGTTCTTGAAGCTGTGAAAGATATTGCGAAAGATAATGGATCTTCCCATGTTGGCAACCAAGGAAAAACTGGCACTAATGATGCTTTGAATAAGCGGTTGCAGCAGTTGATTGACTCTAACACAGTTATGATATTCATAAAAGGAACTCCAGAGGAGCCTAGGTGTGGATTTAGCCGAAAAGTTGTTGACATCTTGAAGGAAGAGAAGATTAATTTTGGAAGCTTTGATATTCTGTCAGACAATGAAGTTCGTGAGGGGTTAAAGAAGTACTCCAACTGGCCAACCTTTCCTCAGCTCTATTGCAAAGGTGAGCTTCTTGGTGGGTGTGACATTGTAATCGCAATGCACGAAAGTGGTGAACTAAAGGATGTTTTTAGAGACCATGGAATTCAGTCAACTGAATCCGAAATGGTTAAAGAAGCTGAAGCTGGAACTGGAAAGGGTGGCATCTCGGAATCTACTGGCTTGAGTGCAACCCTTAATTCTCGGCTCAAAAGTATAGTTAATTCAAGCCCAGTTATGGTGTTTATAAAGGGAAAACCTGATGAACCCAAATGCGGTTTCAGTCATAAGGCAGTTGAAATCCTCAAGCAAGAAAAGGTGGATTTTGGATCTTTCGACATTCTTTCCGATGAAGAAGTCCGTCAAGGGCTTAAGGTTTATTCAAACTGGTCCAGTTATCCTCAAATATATGTTAAGGGTGAACTGATTGGTGGATCAGACATCTTATTAGAGATGCAGAAAAGTGGGGAACTCAGGAAAGTGTTAGCCGAGAAAGGGATCATCCAGAAAGAGAGTCTTGAAGATCGGTTAAAGAAATTGGTTACTTCTTCACCAGTAATGCTCTTCATGAAAGGTACACCAGATGCTCCCAAATGTGGTTTCAGCTCCAAAGTTGTTAATGCCCTTAAGGAGGAGGGTGTGCCTTTCGGGTCTTTTGATATTTTAAGCGACGAGAAAGTGAGACAGGGACTGAAAGTCTTCTCGAACTGGCCAACTTTTCCTCAGCTGTATTACAAAGGTGAACTGATAGGTGGTTGTGATATAATTCTGGAGCTTAAAGACAATGGAGAGCTTAAATCTACACTGACAGAGTAA
- the LOC115710236 gene encoding pentatricopeptide repeat-containing protein At4g21705, mitochondrial gives MNSKLFSEILIRNARSSRSYYTNTASKASLYSRISPLGSPTTSVVPELDDWIQKGKRVRVGELQRIIHDLRKRRRFSQALEISEWMNKKGVCVFSPTEHAVQLDLIGKVHGFVAAESYFDNLKEQDQNDKTYGALLNCYVRQRQTDKSLSHLQKMKEKGFASSSLTYNDIMCLYVNIGQHEKVPDVLAEMKDNNVSPDNFSYRICMNSYGVRSDIEGMERVLKEMESQPEITMDWNTYAVAANLYIKAGQPDKATSALKKSEEKLDKKDSSGYNQLISLYAKLENKEEVLRVWELQKSACKRCINKDYIVMLESFVRLGELEEAEKVLKEWESSENNYDFRVPNCLIVGYAEKGECEKAEKLLEDLLEKGKMTSPNSWSIVALKYLEKKETEKALELIKVAISLHSLHSEVVWKLNPRVTTKLFSQLGENESPEAVKEFVDLLKTVVPVNRHMYYALLKAHIRDGKEVDAILEGMKSDKIDEDEVTKKILAMRQNST, from the exons ATGAATTCGAAGCTCTTCTCCGAGATCCTTATTAGAAATGCGAGGTCGAGCAGATCCTACTACACCAACACGGCCAGCAAGGCCTCACTCTACTCCAGAATCAGTCCTCTCGGGAGTCCTACCACAAGCGTTGTGCCCGAGCTTGATGACTGGATTCAAAAGGGGAAAAGGGTTCGAGTCGGAGAGCTTCAGCGCATCATTCATGATCTTCGCAAGCGCCGGCGTTTTTCTCAGGCCCTAGAG ATCTCGGAATGGATGAATAAGAAGGGTGTTTGCGTTTTCTCACCTACTGAACATGCTGTGCAACTGGATCTGATTGGAAAAGTTCACGGGTTTGTTGCTGCAGAAAGTTATTTCGATAATCTGAAGGAGCAAGATCAGAATGATAAGACTTACGGCGCCCTTCTGAATTGCTATGTTCGACAGCGCCAAACTGATAAGTCACTCTCTCATCTACAGAAAATGAAAGAGAAGGGTTTTGCTTCTTCATCTCTTACTTACAACGATATCATGTGCTTGTATGTAAATATTGGTCAGCATGAGAAGGTCCCTGATGTTCTAGCAGAGATGAAGGATAATAATGTTTCTCCCGACAACTTCAGCTATAGAATTTGCATGAATTCTTACGGTGTAAGATCTGATATTGAAGGAATGGAAAGGGTTCTCAAGGAGATGGAGAGCCAACCCGAAATTACTATGGATTGGAACACTTATGCTGTGGCTGCTAATTTGTACATAAAAGCAGGCCAACCTGATAAAGCAACCAGTGCTTTAAAGAAATCAGAAGAGAAGCTAGATAAGAAAGATTCAAGTGGATACAACCAATTAATTTCACTTTACGCTAAACTGGAAAATAAGGAAGAGGTCTTGAGGGTATGGGAACTGCAAAAAAGTGCTTGTAAGAGGTGCATAAACAAGGACTATATTGTTATGTTAGAATCTTTCGTGAGGCTCGGTGAGCTCGAGGAAGCTGAGAAAGTATTGAAGGAGTGGGAGTCTTCAGAAAACAATTATGATTTTCGTGTACCAAACTGTCTCATTGTCGGTTATGCTGAAAAGGGAGAGTGTGAGAAAGCAGAGAAACTGCTTGAGGACCTTTTGGagaaaggaaaaatgaccagCCCCAACAGTTGGAGCATTGTGGCTTTGAAATACCTGGAAAAGAAGGAGACAGAAAAAGCTTTGGAGTTGATAAAGGTAGCTATCTCACTTCACTCACTTCATTCGGAAGTAGTGTGGAAACTCAATCCTAGAGTGACCACAAAATTGTTTAGTCAGCTCGGTGAAAATGAGAGCCCGGAAGCAGTGAAAGAATTCGTGGACTTATTGAAGACCGTTGTCCCGGTTAACAGACATATGTATTATGCATTGTTAAAGGCACATATAAGAGATGGTAAAGAAGTAGATGCCATTTTGGAGGGCATGAAAAGTGACAAGATAGATGAAGATGAAGTAACAAAGAAAATCCTTGCCATGAGACAAAACTCAACTTGA